In Streptomyces sp. NBC_00341, the DNA window CGGCTGCCCGAACGGTACGGTCCCGAGGCAGGTTTCGCCGCCCGTGCCGCCGAGGCCGGAATCGCGCTGCGGCTGATGAGCGACTGCGGAACCGTGCGTCCCGCGGACCGTTCCGTGAGCCTGGTGCTGGGATACGCGCAACTGGCACCGGTAGACATCGCGCGGGGGGTACGGCTGCTGGCGGAGGCTCAGCAGGGTTCGCGCTGAGGGGAATCCGAAAGGGCCGTTCACCTCGCGCTCATCCGTCCGCCCGCTCATCCGCCCGCCCGGCCGGCAGCTCCGGAACCGGGCCCTCCGACCTCGCTCCGGGGCCATTGTCAGTGGTGGGTCCTACCGTTTTGTTCATGACCCGATCCGTACAGGCGCTGGCCTACTCACGTCCGTCCGTTCTCAAGTCCTCGCAGGCCGGGCAGTTGCTCGGCCTGGAGACAGCGGGCGGCCTCACGCCGCGCGGCGCCGAGCCCCATCCCCGGTTCTTCGAGGGTTTCCTCACCTCGCCCCGGATCGCGGCCCGCGGGCTGCTCGCGGTGGCGGACGTGGCGGCCGCGCGCTACTACCAGCGGACGCTGCTGTCCTCGCTGGACCCGGTGGTGACGGGAAACGGCGACCGGCTGCGCTTTGAGTCGTTCTCCGGCTGCTGCGGGGTGTACGCCCGCCTGGACGTGCTCCGGGACGGTCTGGACGGTTCGGAGACGGGACACGGCACGACCAATGTGGATGTGAACAATCCGCTGCGCGAGGCGCTTTCGCGGATAGCGGGCGACGATCCGCTGCATCTGCGGGTGGGGCCGCAGGAGATGGCGGTGACCACGCTGGAGGGCCGTGTCGTGGAGAAGAAGGTTCCGCTGCCGGACCGGTGGCTGCGGGGTTTCGCCGAGGCGCAGGTGGCCTCCGCCGCCTTCGATCTGCGGGCCGAGCTCCCGGCGGCGGAGGCCGTCCGGTTCCTGCGGTCGCTGCCCCGTTCCCCGGGCAGCGCTTCGCGGGGCGCCCAGTGGGTGATTCCCGCCGGGAAGACCCTGCGGCCGACGACGCGGCCGGTGGCGGGGGCCGTCTGCCTGCCGGGTCCGGAGCGGCTGGTCACGCTTCAGCGCGTCCTTCGGCACGCGACGGCGCTGCGGGTGTACGGCCCGGTAGCGGAAGGCGCGGCGACCGCGAGTGCCTGGGAGGTGGTGCTCCCCGGCATGCGGCTCACGCTGACGCTGTCGCCCGAAGCCTCTCGCGGCTTCTCCGGTGAGGGCGGGGTACTGGAGGCGCTCGCCACCGACGACGCCGCGGCGGACGCCGAGCTGGTCTCCGTACTGCTGGCCTGGGAGCCCCGGATCGACCCCGCCGACCTGGCCGAGCAGTCGGGCCTGCCGGTGGATCGCGTGCGCGCGGCGCTCGTCCGGCTGGGAACGGCGGGCCGCGTGGGCTACGACCTCGCGGACGCGGCCTACTTCCACCGCGAGCTGCCCTACGACGCGGACCGGGCCGAGCGGCACAACCCGCGCCTGGTGGCCGCGCGGCAGCTGGCCGAGGCCGGCGCGGTCGTCCTGGACGGCGATCTGGCGTCCGTGGCCTCCGGCGACCACCGATACCAGGTCCGCCGGAGCAGCGGCGGCGCACTGAGCTGCACCTGCCAGTGGTGGGCCGACTACCGGGGCCGGCGTGGTCCGTGCAAACACGCGCTCGCGGTCCGGATGACCCGCCGGGGCACGACCGTCGCAGGGGGTGCACGATGAAGGAGCTGCTCACGGCCGTGCGCGAGGGCCGCCATCGGGACGTGCCCGGCCTGGTGGCCCCGCTGGACCGGGCCGAACGCAGGCTGGCCCTGGCCGAGTTGAAGGCGGTACGCAAGGAGGCCCGGGACTGGGACTGGCGCGAGCGCACCAGAACGATGAAGGCCGTACTGGTGGCGGGCGCCGGCTGCCACACCGGAGCGGCGGGCTGTGCGGCCTGGATCGGCGCCCGGGAACTGCGCGAGTGGGAGCATTCGCCCTATCCGTGGGTGCTAAAGGCGCTGGCCGACCGCGATCCGGTCTGGCTCGCCGATCTCGCCCACCGGCTGGCCGCCCGCACCGTCGATTCCGAGGCGGAGTACCGGCTCGTCGTGGAACTGGTACGGATGGCGGACTGCCCGCTCCCTGCCTCCGACGGCATCGTCCGTGGCTGGGTCGAGCGGATCAACTCCGCACGGTGGCGGCAGCGGCCGTACCCGCCGCTGACCGACGTCCTGCGCGCCGAACCGTACCTCGGCGTCCTGGCGCCGCATCTCCTGGACATGGCAGAGCTGCCCGCTCCGGTGGCCTGGCCCGGCTACCCGGGCCCGGACGACGGCTGGCCGTCCGCGCTGACCATCCTCACCGCGGAGGGCCTCCTGGACCGGACCCTCCTCCTGGAGCGCTGCACCACCCGCCTGCTGCGGGGCGGGAAGAGCTCCGACCTGCGCTTCTGTCTACTGCTGCTGCGCGGTCTGGAACCCACCTCGCAGGAGGAGGCGGAACGGGCCGCCGACTGGATCGCGATGGCCGCGGACGGCCCCTCTCCGGTGGCCGGACACGCCCAGGAGGTGCTCGCCCGTCTGGACGGTCACGGCCTGCTGTCCGTCGCCCAGCTGGCCGACGTCTCCGGTCCGGTGCTCTTCCGCACGGAGAAGAAGCTGGTCCGCGCCCAGCTGGTGCTGCTGGGAAAGGTCCTGCGCCGCGACCCGTCGGCTGCCGGACAGCTGCTGCCCGTGGTGGGCGAGGCCTTCGGCCAC includes these proteins:
- a CDS encoding SWIM zinc finger family protein → MTRSVQALAYSRPSVLKSSQAGQLLGLETAGGLTPRGAEPHPRFFEGFLTSPRIAARGLLAVADVAAARYYQRTLLSSLDPVVTGNGDRLRFESFSGCCGVYARLDVLRDGLDGSETGHGTTNVDVNNPLREALSRIAGDDPLHLRVGPQEMAVTTLEGRVVEKKVPLPDRWLRGFAEAQVASAAFDLRAELPAAEAVRFLRSLPRSPGSASRGAQWVIPAGKTLRPTTRPVAGAVCLPGPERLVTLQRVLRHATALRVYGPVAEGAATASAWEVVLPGMRLTLTLSPEASRGFSGEGGVLEALATDDAAADAELVSVLLAWEPRIDPADLAEQSGLPVDRVRAALVRLGTAGRVGYDLADAAYFHRELPYDADRAERHNPRLVAARQLAEAGAVVLDGDLASVASGDHRYQVRRSSGGALSCTCQWWADYRGRRGPCKHALAVRMTRRGTTVAGGAR